From Actinosynnema mirum DSM 43827, a single genomic window includes:
- a CDS encoding (2Fe-2S)-binding protein — MVRRRLRVNERWHVVDVPDDTPLLWVLREDLGLTGPKYGCGVGACGACTSLVGGAAARPCVLPVSEVDAEVTTVEGLSANGDHPVQRAWLELDVAQCGYCQPGQIMSTVALLARVPEPSDADIDEALRDNVCRCGTYSRVRAAVKRAARDRGPR, encoded by the coding sequence GTGGTGCGACGGCGGTTGCGGGTCAACGAGCGGTGGCACGTCGTGGACGTGCCCGACGACACCCCGCTGCTGTGGGTGCTGCGCGAGGACCTCGGGCTCACCGGGCCCAAGTACGGGTGCGGCGTCGGGGCGTGCGGGGCGTGCACCTCGCTGGTCGGCGGCGCGGCGGCCCGGCCGTGCGTGCTGCCGGTGTCCGAGGTGGACGCCGAGGTCACCACCGTCGAGGGGCTCTCCGCGAACGGCGACCACCCGGTGCAGCGGGCCTGGCTCGAGCTGGACGTCGCCCAGTGCGGCTACTGCCAGCCCGGCCAGATCATGAGCACCGTCGCCCTGCTCGCCCGCGTGCCCGAACCCAGCGACGCCGACATCGACGAGGCGCTGCGCGACAACGTCTGCCGCTGCGGCACCTACTCGCGCGTGCGCGCCGCCGTGAAGCGCGCCGCCCGCGACCGGGGGCCGAGGTGA
- a CDS encoding SNF2-related protein, with translation MDRTERDRLRELVADLRSAGSGARELADLRAAMIAAAQRDERSLAERRVDVPRSGQRTWAVVPLTDDVRADSFAVRAALPPLDGQDRALLAELTEALPGALDAVSPLLGIRRFFTGPAKKQLAEQAAARLDRLHTRVAEGGSDRLDRLRAATEQAGRARADVAELLTPGFRLDVLLADADGAPEILPGARFRGLPAALDTIARALRDEASYRTAAQEAGERVRDHDVRTALENMPVDALRTATRDRLRLGALGQAGIGTVLEVLEHAADLAALPGVGETTARRMVAAARTLRQTEREETPVRVDLAARPPETTELLARLAEWDACRSTRGAAADLERAQELTALGEAMTTGFTDLLVVPTRAVPVAEFADGVRTVLRRADLLDASRRRAEPREKRAPRPADPWADFLARPADYFAMLAELGFLTEDEQASQGDLPEEIVQAVRDQALSGEHLTASLRGYQSFAARFALVQRKVVIGDEMGLGKTVEAIAVLAHLRSRGENRFLVVCPASVLTNWVREVEGKSRLRAHRVHGPERDRAAKQWERDGGVAVTTYETLRWWEGALAGHDLACVVVDEAHYVKNPEAARTIRTVALVSRAARAVLLTGTPLENRVSEFRNLVSYLRPDLLVEAEDHAPKAFRRQIAPVYLRRNQEDVLTELPELIEVEEWLPLSEEDERRYWRGVGNGNFQEMRQAALLAGVKSVKLQRLKEIVAEAEENERKVIVFSNYRAVLDLVANALPGEVFGPLTGAVPPARRQQVVDGFSSAEHGAVLVAQIVAGGVGLNIQAASVVVICEPQLKPTTEAQAIARAHRMGQVRTVQVHRLLSEEGVDRRITELLARKAKLFDEFARVSDMADSAPDAIDLSEAELVRQVLDEERKRMAARQQG, from the coding sequence ATGGACAGGACCGAGCGCGACCGCCTTCGGGAACTCGTCGCCGACCTGCGGAGCGCGGGCTCCGGGGCGCGCGAGCTGGCAGACCTCCGCGCCGCGATGATCGCTGCGGCCCAGCGGGACGAGCGTTCGCTCGCCGAGCGCCGGGTCGACGTCCCCCGCTCCGGTCAGCGGACCTGGGCCGTCGTCCCGCTGACCGACGACGTCCGCGCCGACAGCTTCGCCGTCCGCGCCGCGCTGCCCCCGCTCGACGGCCAGGACCGCGCGCTGCTGGCCGAGCTGACCGAGGCCCTGCCCGGCGCGCTCGACGCGGTGAGCCCCCTGCTGGGCATCCGCCGCTTCTTCACCGGTCCCGCCAAGAAGCAGCTCGCGGAGCAGGCCGCCGCCCGGCTGGACCGCCTCCACACCAGGGTGGCCGAGGGCGGGAGCGACCGCCTCGACCGCCTGCGCGCCGCCACCGAGCAGGCCGGGCGGGCCCGAGCGGACGTCGCCGAGCTGCTCACCCCCGGCTTCCGGCTGGACGTCCTCCTCGCCGACGCCGACGGCGCCCCCGAGATCCTGCCCGGCGCCCGGTTCCGCGGCCTGCCCGCGGCGCTCGACACCATCGCGCGCGCGTTGCGCGACGAGGCCTCGTACCGCACCGCCGCCCAGGAGGCGGGGGAGCGGGTGCGCGACCACGACGTGCGCACGGCGCTGGAGAACATGCCGGTGGACGCCCTGCGCACCGCCACCCGCGATCGGCTGCGCCTCGGCGCGCTCGGCCAGGCCGGGATCGGCACCGTGCTGGAGGTCCTGGAGCACGCCGCCGACCTGGCCGCGCTGCCCGGTGTCGGCGAGACCACCGCGCGCCGCATGGTCGCGGCTGCCCGGACCCTGCGCCAGACCGAGCGCGAGGAGACCCCGGTCCGCGTCGACCTGGCCGCCCGGCCGCCGGAGACCACCGAACTGCTGGCCCGCCTCGCGGAGTGGGACGCCTGCCGCAGCACCAGGGGAGCCGCCGCCGACCTGGAGCGCGCCCAGGAGCTGACCGCGCTGGGCGAGGCCATGACCACGGGCTTCACCGACCTGCTGGTCGTGCCCACCAGGGCGGTCCCCGTCGCCGAGTTCGCGGACGGCGTGCGCACGGTGCTGCGCCGCGCCGACCTGCTCGACGCCTCGCGCCGCCGCGCGGAGCCGCGTGAGAAGCGCGCCCCCCGCCCGGCCGACCCCTGGGCGGACTTCCTGGCCAGGCCCGCCGACTACTTCGCGATGCTCGCCGAGCTCGGCTTCCTCACCGAGGACGAGCAGGCCAGCCAGGGCGACCTGCCGGAGGAGATCGTCCAGGCGGTGCGCGACCAGGCGCTCAGCGGCGAGCACCTCACCGCGTCGCTGCGCGGCTACCAGAGCTTCGCGGCGCGCTTCGCCCTCGTGCAGCGCAAGGTCGTCATCGGCGACGAGATGGGTCTTGGCAAGACCGTCGAGGCCATCGCCGTGCTCGCCCACCTGCGCAGCCGGGGCGAGAACCGCTTCCTGGTGGTGTGCCCGGCCTCGGTGCTCACCAACTGGGTGCGCGAGGTCGAGGGCAAGTCCAGGCTGCGCGCCCACCGGGTGCATGGCCCCGAACGTGACCGCGCGGCCAAGCAGTGGGAGCGCGACGGCGGCGTCGCCGTGACCACCTACGAGACCCTGCGCTGGTGGGAGGGCGCGCTCGCGGGCCACGACCTGGCGTGCGTCGTCGTGGACGAGGCCCACTACGTCAAGAACCCCGAGGCCGCCCGCACGATCCGCACCGTCGCGCTCGTCTCCCGAGCGGCGCGGGCCGTCCTGCTCACCGGGACCCCGCTGGAGAACCGGGTCTCCGAGTTCCGCAACCTCGTCTCCTACCTGCGCCCCGACCTCCTCGTCGAGGCGGAGGACCACGCGCCCAAGGCGTTCCGCCGCCAGATCGCGCCCGTCTACCTGCGGCGCAACCAGGAGGACGTGCTCACCGAGCTGCCGGAGCTGATCGAGGTCGAGGAGTGGTTGCCGCTCTCGGAGGAGGACGAGCGGCGCTACTGGCGCGGCGTCGGGAACGGCAACTTCCAGGAGATGCGCCAGGCGGCGCTGCTCGCGGGCGTGAAGTCGGTGAAGCTGCAGCGGCTCAAGGAGATCGTGGCCGAGGCGGAGGAGAACGAGCGCAAGGTCATCGTCTTCTCCAACTACCGCGCGGTCCTGGACCTGGTGGCAAACGCCCTGCCCGGCGAGGTCTTCGGGCCGCTCACCGGCGCCGTGCCGCCCGCGCGGCGGCAGCAGGTGGTCGACGGGTTCTCCTCGGCCGAGCACGGCGCGGTCCTGGTCGCGCAGATCGTGGCGGGTGGGGTCGGGCTGAACATCCAGGCGGCCTCCGTCGTGGTCATCTGCGAGCCGCAGCTCAAGCCGACCACCGAGGCGCAGGCCATCGCCCGCGCGCACCGGATGGGGCAGGTGCGGACGGTCCAGGTGCACCGGCTGCTGTCCGAGGAGGGCGTCGACCGCAGGATCACCGAGCTGCTGGCCCGCAAGGCGAAGCTGTTCGACGAGTTCGCGCGGGTCAGCGACATGGCGGACTCGGCGCCGGACGCCATCGACCTGTCCGAGGCCGAGCTGGTGCGCCAGGTCCTGGACGAGGAGCGCAAGCGCATGGCCGCCCGGCAGCAGGGCTGA
- a CDS encoding helicase-related protein, protein MRLEELVGGVRVTGVVPGEAVLVIAALKSGPNAVHLYFEPSSGVPDQRMLFREDEANLARAESGGRPLDADPLEFRLVAEAQRISLAGLFDPMPAVATSDVRPLPHQIRAVYGELLERRPLRFLLADDPGAGKTVMAGLYLKELLLRDDVRRCLVVVPGGLVDQWQDELFLKFGLGFEVLSPSMADAALGSGVFAKHPLLIARMDQLARNEQLSAQLDEAEFDLVVVDEAHRMGAHHFGGKVNRTKRFQLGERLRDRTRHLLLMTATPHSGKEEDFQLFLTLLDPDGFEGRPDGRGVDTTGMMRRMVKEDLLTFEGRPLFPERVAETVPYRLSEHEQDLYEQVTEYVREGMNRAERLEDKRRNTVGFALTVLQRRLASSPEAIHRSLVRRSQRLERRRADLLAGRATPEPGPVPATALHGWDDDEHTAEEVERVEEEMVDAATAARTAAELAAELAELGALVSAARRVCELDTDRKWVELRRILQDNDLIHPDARQARKLIVFTEHRDTLDHLDRKIGALFGAPGSVLAIHGGVNRFRRREITEEFTANPACRVLLATDAAGEGLNLQAAHMVVNYDLPWNPNRIEQRFGRVHRIGQTEVCRLWNLVAVGTREGEVFATLLRKVEEQRKAYGGKVFDVLGSAFDETPLRDLLIAAIRYGERPETRERMERVIDDSVSHGLTELLREQALAHDVLPGEQLARLRRDMEEARARRLQPHCVEWFFRNAFQRLGGRLVKREKGRFEITGVPAGVRAAGGTGPVASAYRRVVFDLDRARVDGAPAADLLAPGHGLYDAVAKLTERQLAPALERGTVLLSASVDRPQLLVGVREEVVDGTGESISRRFGYALVDETGTITPAGPAPYLDCVAPPEPVARPDLSWLVDAESRARDWIAEHRLREYLEEVRERRLAEVGRVRDKVERRLTDESRRLLAEAAEAEVRERAGLRPKESSEGLRRKSDELLARREDRLALLDRQVALNALPPRIMTAALVLPVAGAGAPSAPSKAVERRGVELVLATERALGRSPEEKPFSNPGYDVLSTPPDGGPSIRIEVKARAAGAEDFQVTHNEVITGKNAAPHYRLALVSVSPDGPEHDLVRYVAEPFSGVDFGDLAATGVRADWARTWASGSEPF, encoded by the coding sequence GTGCGGCTTGAGGAACTGGTGGGCGGCGTCCGGGTGACCGGGGTCGTGCCTGGCGAGGCGGTCCTCGTGATCGCGGCCCTGAAGAGCGGCCCCAACGCGGTGCACCTCTACTTCGAGCCCTCCTCCGGGGTCCCGGACCAGCGGATGCTGTTCCGCGAGGACGAGGCGAACCTGGCCAGGGCCGAGTCGGGCGGCAGGCCGCTGGACGCGGACCCGCTGGAGTTCCGGCTGGTCGCCGAGGCGCAGCGGATCTCGCTGGCGGGTCTGTTCGACCCGATGCCCGCCGTGGCCACCAGTGACGTGCGACCGCTGCCGCACCAGATCCGCGCGGTGTACGGGGAGCTGCTGGAGCGGCGCCCGCTGCGGTTCCTGCTGGCCGACGACCCCGGCGCGGGCAAGACCGTCATGGCCGGGCTCTACCTCAAGGAGCTGCTGCTGCGCGACGACGTGCGGCGCTGCCTGGTGGTCGTGCCCGGCGGCCTGGTGGACCAGTGGCAGGACGAGCTGTTCCTGAAGTTCGGGCTGGGCTTCGAGGTGCTGTCCCCGTCGATGGCCGACGCCGCGCTCGGCTCCGGGGTGTTCGCCAAGCACCCGCTGCTGATCGCCAGGATGGACCAGCTGGCGCGCAACGAGCAGCTGTCCGCGCAGCTCGACGAGGCCGAGTTCGACCTGGTCGTGGTGGACGAGGCGCACCGGATGGGCGCGCACCACTTCGGCGGGAAGGTCAACCGCACCAAGCGGTTCCAGCTCGGTGAGCGGCTGCGCGACCGCACGCGGCACCTGCTGCTGATGACCGCGACCCCGCACTCGGGCAAGGAGGAGGACTTCCAGCTGTTCCTCACCCTGCTCGACCCCGACGGGTTCGAGGGCAGGCCGGACGGGCGGGGTGTGGACACCACCGGGATGATGCGGCGCATGGTGAAGGAGGACCTGCTCACCTTCGAGGGCAGGCCGCTGTTCCCCGAGCGGGTGGCCGAGACCGTGCCCTACCGGTTGTCCGAGCACGAGCAGGACCTGTACGAGCAGGTCACCGAGTACGTGCGGGAGGGCATGAACCGGGCGGAGCGGCTGGAGGACAAGCGGCGCAACACGGTCGGCTTCGCGCTCACCGTGCTCCAGCGCAGGCTGGCGTCGAGCCCCGAGGCGATCCACCGGTCGCTGGTGCGTCGCTCGCAGCGGTTGGAGCGGCGCAGGGCCGACCTGCTGGCGGGTCGGGCGACGCCGGAGCCCGGACCGGTTCCGGCGACCGCGCTGCACGGTTGGGACGACGACGAGCACACCGCCGAGGAGGTGGAGCGCGTCGAGGAGGAGATGGTGGACGCGGCCACCGCGGCGCGCACCGCCGCCGAGCTGGCCGCCGAGCTGGCCGAGCTGGGCGCGCTGGTCTCGGCCGCGCGCCGGGTGTGCGAGCTGGACACCGACCGCAAGTGGGTGGAGCTGCGCCGGATCCTGCAGGACAACGACCTGATCCACCCGGACGCGCGGCAGGCGCGCAAGCTGATCGTGTTCACCGAGCACCGCGACACCCTCGACCACCTGGACCGCAAGATCGGCGCGCTGTTCGGCGCGCCCGGCTCGGTCCTGGCCATCCACGGCGGGGTGAACCGGTTCAGGCGCAGGGAGATCACCGAGGAGTTCACCGCGAACCCGGCCTGCCGGGTGCTGCTGGCCACCGACGCGGCGGGCGAGGGCCTGAACCTGCAGGCGGCGCACATGGTGGTCAACTACGACCTGCCGTGGAACCCCAACCGCATCGAGCAGCGGTTCGGCCGGGTGCACCGCATCGGGCAGACCGAGGTGTGCAGGCTGTGGAACCTGGTGGCGGTGGGCACCCGTGAGGGCGAGGTGTTCGCGACGCTGCTGCGCAAGGTGGAGGAGCAGCGCAAGGCCTACGGCGGCAAGGTGTTCGACGTGCTCGGCTCGGCGTTCGACGAGACGCCGCTGCGGGACCTGCTGATCGCGGCGATCCGGTACGGGGAGCGGCCGGAGACCCGCGAGCGGATGGAGCGGGTCATCGACGACTCGGTGTCGCACGGGTTGACCGAGCTGCTGCGGGAGCAGGCGCTGGCGCACGACGTGCTGCCGGGTGAGCAGCTCGCGCGGCTGCGCCGGGACATGGAGGAGGCGCGGGCGCGCAGGTTGCAGCCGCACTGCGTCGAGTGGTTCTTCCGCAACGCCTTCCAGCGGTTGGGCGGGCGGTTGGTCAAGCGGGAGAAGGGGCGGTTCGAGATCACCGGCGTGCCCGCCGGGGTTCGGGCCGCGGGTGGGACGGGGCCGGTCGCGTCCGCCTACCGGCGGGTGGTGTTCGACCTGGACCGCGCCAGGGTGGACGGCGCGCCGGCGGCGGACCTGCTGGCGCCGGGGCACGGGCTGTACGACGCCGTCGCCAAGCTGACCGAGCGGCAGCTGGCCCCGGCGCTGGAGCGCGGCACGGTGCTGCTGTCCGCCTCGGTGGACCGGCCGCAGCTGCTCGTGGGCGTCCGGGAGGAGGTCGTGGACGGCACCGGGGAGTCGATCTCCCGCAGGTTCGGCTACGCGCTGGTCGACGAGACGGGGACGATCACCCCGGCGGGGCCCGCCCCGTACCTGGACTGCGTGGCCCCGCCGGAACCGGTGGCGCGCCCGGACCTGTCGTGGCTGGTCGACGCCGAGTCGCGGGCCCGCGACTGGATCGCCGAGCACCGGTTGCGGGAGTACCTGGAGGAGGTCAGGGAGCGCAGACTGGCCGAGGTGGGCCGGGTCAGGGACAAGGTGGAGCGGAGGCTGACCGACGAGTCCCGCCGCCTGCTGGCCGAGGCCGCAGAGGCCGAGGTGCGGGAGCGCGCCGGGCTGAGGCCCAAGGAGAGCTCCGAGGGGTTGCGGCGCAAGTCCGACGAGCTGCTGGCGCGCCGGGAGGACCGCCTGGCGCTGTTGGACCGGCAGGTCGCGCTGAACGCCCTCCCGCCCAGGATCATGACCGCCGCGCTGGTGCTGCCCGTGGCGGGTGCGGGCGCGCCGTCCGCGCCGAGCAAGGCGGTGGAGCGCAGGGGCGTGGAGCTGGTGCTCGCCACCGAGCGGGCGCTGGGGCGGTCGCCGGAGGAGAAGCCCTTCAGCAACCCCGGCTACGACGTGCTGTCGACGCCCCCGGACGGCGGGCCGTCGATCCGGATCGAGGTGAAGGCCCGCGCGGCGGGCGCCGAGGACTTCCAGGTGACGCACAACGAGGTGATCACGGGGAAGAACGCGGCGCCGCACTACCGGCTGGCACTGGTGTCGGTCAGCCCGGACGGGCCCGAGCACGACCTGGTGCGCTACGTGGCGGAGCCGTTCTCGGGCGTGGACTTCGGCGACCTCGCCGCCACCGGGGTGCGGGCGGACTGGGCGCGGACCTGGGCGTCGGGTTCGGAGCCGTTCTGA
- a CDS encoding LacI family DNA-binding transcriptional regulator has translation MGRAGSGRPTIADVAARAGVSVGAVSAAVNGKGRLSEATRLRVLAAAAELGWAPSAAAVALRGARVGALGLVLRRDPDLLSSDPHFAQLVTGVESALAPLGWGLLLHLVDDGGEERAYRALAAGRRVDGVVLTESRVRDPRFALLRELGLPAALVGTPWRPDPVPTVRARDQHRGITRAVEHLVGLGHRRFGHVSGPEDRVHTRRRRAALRRALGAHGLVPVCVRASGFDPGAAAVAARELLTSAERPTAVLFANDSMAAAGLVTARRLGIDVPGELSVVGHDDLPLCELLHPALTTVRQDLVGLGRAAAVTLLAGLGVVDGAGLEEVRPPELVVRESTGPAPR, from the coding sequence GTGGGGCGAGCGGGTTCGGGCAGACCGACCATCGCCGACGTCGCCGCGCGCGCGGGCGTGTCGGTCGGCGCGGTGTCGGCGGCGGTCAACGGCAAGGGGCGGCTGTCCGAGGCGACCCGGCTGCGCGTGCTCGCCGCCGCGGCCGAACTGGGCTGGGCGCCGTCCGCCGCCGCCGTGGCGCTGCGCGGGGCGCGGGTCGGCGCGCTCGGGCTGGTGCTGCGCCGCGACCCCGACCTGCTCAGCAGCGACCCGCACTTCGCCCAGCTCGTCACCGGCGTCGAGAGCGCGCTCGCGCCGCTCGGGTGGGGGCTGCTGCTGCACCTGGTCGACGACGGCGGCGAGGAGCGCGCGTACCGGGCGCTCGCCGCCGGGCGGCGGGTCGACGGGGTCGTGCTCACCGAGAGCCGGGTGCGGGACCCGCGCTTCGCGCTGCTGCGCGAGCTCGGCCTGCCCGCCGCGCTGGTCGGCACGCCGTGGCGGCCCGACCCGGTGCCGACCGTGCGCGCCCGCGACCAGCACCGGGGGATCACGCGCGCGGTGGAGCACCTGGTGGGGCTGGGGCACCGGCGGTTCGGGCACGTGAGCGGGCCGGAGGACCGGGTGCACACGCGGCGCAGGCGCGCGGCGCTCCGGCGGGCGCTGGGCGCGCACGGGCTGGTCCCGGTGTGCGTCCGCGCGAGCGGGTTCGACCCCGGCGCGGCGGCGGTGGCGGCGCGGGAGCTGCTGACCTCGGCGGAGCGGCCGACGGCGGTGCTGTTCGCGAACGACTCGATGGCCGCCGCCGGGCTCGTCACCGCCCGGCGGCTCGGGATCGACGTGCCGGGGGAGCTGTCCGTGGTGGGGCACGACGACCTGCCGCTGTGCGAGCTGCTGCACCCGGCGCTGACGACGGTCCGGCAGGACCTGGTCGGGCTCGGGCGTGCGGCGGCGGTGACGCTGCTGGCGGGGCTCGGGGTGGTGGACGGCGCCGGGCTGGAGGAGGTGCGCCCGCCCGAGCTGGTGGTGCGCGAGTCGACGGGACCCGCGCCGCGCTGA
- a CDS encoding glycoside hydrolase 5 family protein — MKRSSALVTGPDGRPDVWLGVNFWSRVGGPLMWRRYDPDVVRAELLVMREHGVPLTRSFCYWPDFMPEEDRLDEVVLARFDHFLDLHRELGMRTIPTFLVGHMSGQNWDPPWRRGRDVFGDESFVARQRWYVRELSARWKDHPAVAGWLLGNEIPLYADERSRGVGTLDADVVTAWADALIGEVRAAGARQPVSVGDGAWGVEVTGLDNGFRVRDLAPLVDFHGPHVYRMEDDPLRLHLAAAWVCELLDVGGRPVVLEEFGVTSDYTSDENAAHYYRQVLHNSLLAGATGWIAWNNTDFDDLADQEPYSHHPFELHFGLTTARGEPKPQLLELREFAEVLRRTDFAGLRRPDAEVALVVPSYLEKRYPFTTPEDATSVFEHGRQAYAAAREADLPVGVAREVDGVPDDCALYLLPSAKQLLAPTWRELLRRASEGAVVYASYFHGAHKVQRGSWWPDLDGMFGVAKRSRYGLVEPVVEDELRLRVVTGFGGLAVGEELVFAVGGNEHSRAFLPVDPVEAEVLAVDGRGRPALLRRRVGAGAMVLCAYPLEHMASATPSVNPEDTWRLYAALAAEAGVVPEVSVDDPGVLVSVLEHEDGRRFAWLVSQRGEPVSARVLGAGLRSFGDVVELGPYGVVVAEVER; from the coding sequence GTGAAGCGCTCTTCGGCACTGGTGACCGGTCCGGACGGCAGGCCCGACGTGTGGTTGGGGGTGAACTTCTGGTCCCGCGTCGGCGGTCCGCTGATGTGGCGGCGCTACGACCCCGACGTGGTGCGCGCGGAGCTGCTGGTGATGCGCGAGCACGGCGTCCCGCTGACCAGGAGCTTCTGCTACTGGCCGGACTTCATGCCCGAGGAGGACCGGCTGGACGAGGTGGTGCTGGCCCGCTTCGACCACTTCCTCGACCTGCACCGGGAGCTCGGGATGCGCACCATCCCGACGTTCCTGGTGGGCCACATGTCCGGCCAGAACTGGGACCCGCCGTGGCGGCGCGGTCGGGACGTGTTCGGCGACGAGTCGTTCGTGGCGCGGCAGCGCTGGTACGTGCGGGAGCTGAGCGCGCGCTGGAAGGACCACCCGGCGGTCGCGGGGTGGTTGCTGGGCAACGAGATCCCGCTGTACGCGGACGAGCGCTCGCGCGGCGTCGGCACGCTCGACGCGGACGTGGTGACGGCGTGGGCGGACGCCCTGATCGGCGAGGTGCGGGCGGCGGGGGCGCGGCAGCCGGTGTCGGTCGGCGACGGCGCGTGGGGCGTGGAGGTCACGGGGCTGGACAACGGTTTCCGGGTGCGCGACCTGGCCCCGCTGGTGGACTTCCACGGCCCGCACGTCTACCGCATGGAGGACGACCCGCTGCGGCTGCACCTGGCGGCGGCGTGGGTGTGCGAGCTGCTCGACGTCGGCGGGAGGCCGGTGGTGCTGGAGGAGTTCGGCGTCACCTCCGACTACACCTCGGACGAGAACGCCGCGCACTACTACCGGCAGGTGCTGCACAACTCGCTGCTCGCGGGCGCGACGGGCTGGATCGCCTGGAACAACACGGACTTCGACGACCTGGCCGACCAGGAGCCGTACTCGCACCACCCGTTCGAGCTGCACTTCGGCCTGACCACCGCGCGCGGCGAGCCGAAGCCGCAGCTGCTGGAGCTGCGGGAGTTCGCGGAGGTGTTGCGGCGCACGGACTTCGCGGGGTTGCGCAGGCCGGACGCGGAGGTGGCGCTGGTGGTGCCGTCGTATCTGGAGAAGCGCTACCCGTTCACCACGCCCGAGGACGCGACGAGCGTGTTCGAGCACGGGCGGCAGGCGTACGCGGCGGCGCGCGAGGCGGACCTGCCGGTGGGGGTGGCGCGCGAGGTGGACGGGGTGCCCGACGACTGCGCGCTGTACCTGCTGCCGTCGGCGAAGCAGCTGCTGGCGCCCACGTGGCGGGAGCTGCTGCGGCGGGCCTCGGAGGGGGCGGTGGTGTACGCGTCGTACTTCCACGGGGCGCACAAGGTGCAGCGCGGGTCGTGGTGGCCGGACCTGGACGGGATGTTCGGGGTGGCCAAGCGGTCCCGGTACGGGCTGGTGGAACCGGTCGTGGAGGACGAGCTGCGGTTGCGGGTGGTGACCGGGTTCGGCGGGTTGGCGGTGGGCGAGGAGCTGGTGTTCGCGGTCGGTGGGAACGAGCACTCGCGGGCGTTCCTGCCGGTGGACCCGGTGGAGGCCGAGGTGCTGGCGGTGGACGGTCGCGGGCGGCCCGCGCTGCTGCGGCGGCGGGTGGGGGCCGGGGCGATGGTGCTGTGCGCGTACCCGTTGGAGCACATGGCTTCCGCGACGCCGTCGGTGAACCCGGAGGACACCTGGCGGTTGTACGCGGCGCTCGCGGCGGAGGCCGGGGTGGTGCCGGAGGTGTCGGTGGACGATCCGGGGGTGCTGGTGTCGGTGCTGGAGCACGAGGACGGGCGGCGGTTCGCGTGGCTGGTGAGCCAGCGCGGGGAGCCGGTGTCGGCGCGGGTGCTCGGGGCGGGGTTGCGGTCGTTCGGCGACGTGGTGGAGCTCGGCCCGTACGGGGTCGTGGTGGCGGAGGTGGAGCGGTGA
- the manD gene encoding D-mannonate dehydratase ManD, with product MRIVSAEVVVTSPGRNFVTLRITTEDGLSGLGDATLNGRELAVRAYLVEHVVPLLIGRDASAIEDTWQYLYRGAYWRRGPVTMAAIAAVDTALWDVKAKAAGMPLYQLLGGACRVGALAYGHASGRDLPELFDSIRAHLERGYRAIRVQTGVPGLGVVYGVAASVGGERYDYEPARRTALPVEEEWDTRAYLRHVPGVFEAVRAEFGPELPLLHDGHHRMTPVQAARLGKSLEPYDLFWLEDATPGEDQAALRLIRQHTTTPLAIGEVFNSVHDYQGLITERLIDYVRSAVTHTGGVTGMRRLLDFAGVYGIKSGIHGPTDISPVGMAAALHLDLAVHNFGIQEHMEHTARTLEVFRTSFTFADGLLHPSDAPGLGVELDDEMAGAFPYEAAYLPVNRLRDGTVHDW from the coding sequence GTGAGGATCGTGTCGGCCGAGGTCGTGGTGACCTCACCGGGTCGGAACTTCGTGACGTTGCGGATCACCACCGAGGACGGGCTGTCCGGGCTGGGCGACGCGACGCTCAACGGGCGCGAGCTGGCGGTGCGGGCGTACCTGGTGGAGCACGTCGTGCCGCTGCTGATCGGGCGGGACGCGTCGGCGATCGAGGACACCTGGCAGTACCTGTACCGGGGCGCGTACTGGCGGCGCGGGCCGGTGACGATGGCGGCGATCGCGGCGGTGGACACGGCGCTGTGGGACGTCAAGGCGAAGGCCGCGGGGATGCCGCTGTACCAGCTGCTCGGCGGGGCGTGCCGGGTGGGCGCGCTGGCGTACGGGCACGCGTCGGGGCGGGACCTGCCGGAGCTGTTCGACTCGATCCGGGCGCACCTGGAGCGCGGGTACCGGGCGATCCGGGTGCAGACCGGGGTTCCGGGGCTGGGCGTGGTGTACGGGGTGGCGGCGTCGGTGGGCGGCGAGCGGTACGACTACGAGCCCGCGCGGCGGACGGCGCTGCCGGTGGAGGAGGAGTGGGACACCAGGGCGTACCTGCGGCACGTGCCGGGGGTGTTCGAGGCGGTGCGCGCGGAGTTCGGCCCGGAGCTGCCGCTGCTGCACGACGGGCACCACCGGATGACGCCGGTCCAGGCGGCGCGGTTGGGGAAGTCGCTGGAGCCGTACGACCTGTTCTGGCTGGAGGACGCCACGCCCGGTGAGGACCAGGCGGCGCTGCGGCTGATCAGGCAGCACACGACGACGCCGCTGGCGATCGGCGAGGTGTTCAACTCGGTGCACGACTACCAGGGGTTGATCACCGAGCGGTTGATCGACTACGTGCGGTCGGCGGTGACGCACACCGGTGGGGTGACGGGGATGCGGCGGCTGCTGGACTTCGCCGGGGTGTACGGGATCAAGTCGGGCATCCACGGGCCGACGGACATCTCGCCGGTGGGGATGGCGGCGGCGCTGCACCTGGACCTGGCGGTGCACAACTTCGGCATCCAGGAGCACATGGAGCACACGGCGCGGACGCTGGAGGTGTTCCGGACGTCGTTCACCTTCGCGGACGGGCTGCTGCACCCGTCGGACGCGCCGGGGTTGGGGGTGGAGCTGGACGACGAGATGGCGGGGGCGTTTCCGTACGAGGCGGCGTACCTGCCGGTGAACCGGCTGCGGGACGGGACCGTGCACGACTGGTGA